A window of the Shimia isoporae genome harbors these coding sequences:
- a CDS encoding TRAP transporter substrate-binding protein — translation MFNLKTVAVGVTALALTASAALAQTVIRVQSVIPAQADEVHMLQEFANDVEALTGGSVKFEILPAGAVVGVRETLDAVDSGLIEGGFAWTHYWGGKHPAANLFGAPIAGAGVGLDNIAFLSWFQYGGGKELYDRLWDEMGVNVKGFMLQPVGPEALGWFPEPIASMDDFRKLRFRAPPGMVGKAYSDIGVAAVAMGGGDILPALEKGTIDAAEWCCPKPDSVFGFQKVLKHYYLQGLHQVVVNADLYINGDVYDGLTDGEKKALEVAANASLSKAMSYRIFENGKALKDLTENHGVQLHDTPTDYFSEYMNAAQASLEAAAADNAFFAEVWQSQKDFAEIAVPFWAGAQTSNANLGKAFADSLK, via the coding sequence ATGTTTAATCTGAAGACCGTAGCTGTGGGGGTGACCGCCCTCGCGCTGACCGCCTCGGCCGCACTGGCTCAGACGGTGATCCGTGTGCAGTCGGTTATTCCGGCGCAGGCGGATGAAGTGCATATGTTGCAGGAATTCGCGAACGACGTGGAAGCGCTGACCGGCGGTTCGGTGAAGTTCGAAATTCTGCCTGCGGGCGCCGTTGTTGGTGTGCGTGAAACGCTGGACGCAGTGGACAGCGGCCTGATCGAAGGCGGTTTTGCCTGGACACACTACTGGGGTGGTAAGCACCCTGCTGCAAACCTGTTTGGCGCGCCGATTGCCGGCGCAGGTGTTGGCCTCGACAACATCGCGTTTCTGTCGTGGTTCCAGTATGGCGGCGGCAAAGAGCTGTATGACCGTCTTTGGGACGAGATGGGCGTGAACGTGAAGGGCTTTATGTTGCAGCCGGTTGGACCGGAAGCGCTGGGCTGGTTCCCGGAACCAATCGCCTCGATGGACGACTTCCGCAAGCTGCGCTTCCGCGCGCCTCCGGGCATGGTGGGTAAGGCCTACAGCGACATCGGCGTGGCCGCGGTTGCGATGGGCGGCGGAGACATCCTGCCTGCGTTGGAAAAAGGCACGATCGACGCTGCCGAATGGTGCTGCCCCAAGCCTGACTCTGTGTTCGGCTTCCAGAAAGTGCTGAAGCACTACTACTTGCAAGGTCTGCACCAGGTTGTTGTGAACGCCGACCTGTACATCAACGGCGACGTTTATGACGGTCTGACCGACGGTGAGAAGAAAGCTCTGGAAGTGGCAGCGAATGCGTCTCTTTCCAAAGCGATGTCCTATCGTATCTTCGAGAACGGTAAGGCTCTCAAAGATCTGACCGAAAACCACGGTGTGCAATTGCACGACACGCCGACTGACTACTTCTCCGAGTATATGAACGCGGCGCAGGCATCGCTGGAAGCAGCGGCAGCCGACAATGCGTTCTTTGCTGAAGTGTGGCAGTCGCAGAAAGACTTTGCGGAGATCGCTGTTCCGTTCTGGGCCGGTGCCCAGACATCGAACGCGAACCTCGGCAAGGCGTTTGCCGACAGCCTCAAGTAA